From one Haloferax marinisediminis genomic stretch:
- a CDS encoding DUF7122 family protein encodes MRDETAEDENWGQQFDRLPETPEDRVVEGRPSREEVVDWWVERFGLDPETFENYTFWEKGAGKIWAFPAEMVDPIQVEGLGMRILRTRQRHWKPSTNAVQRFCRGATKNVIELSPGEAKAFVAGHDQQLDRWEGDWGYLVAAHELAGELEPLGVGLYLHGELRSTVPKGRQEDLVKLD; translated from the coding sequence ATGAGAGACGAGACCGCCGAAGACGAAAACTGGGGTCAGCAGTTCGACCGGCTCCCAGAGACCCCCGAAGACCGCGTCGTCGAAGGCCGCCCCTCTCGGGAAGAAGTCGTCGACTGGTGGGTCGAGCGCTTCGGCCTCGACCCCGAGACCTTCGAGAACTACACCTTCTGGGAGAAGGGCGCAGGGAAGATTTGGGCGTTCCCCGCCGAGATGGTCGACCCCATTCAGGTCGAAGGGCTCGGAATGCGCATCCTCCGAACGCGACAGCGACACTGGAAACCTTCGACCAACGCCGTCCAGCGGTTCTGTCGCGGCGCGACGAAGAACGTCATCGAACTCAGTCCGGGCGAAGCGAAGGCGTTCGTCGCCGGGCACGACCAGCAACTCGACCGATGGGAGGGAGACTGGGGCTACCTCGTCGCCGCCCACGAACTCGCCGGCGAACTCGAACCCCTCGGCGTCGGTCTCTACCTCCACGGCGAGCTCCGCTCGACGGTCCCGAAGGGCCGACAAGAAGACCTCGTCAAACTGGACTGA
- a CDS encoding transcriptional initiation protein Tat, giving the protein MERRRLLGLVALGLSSGCLGALPNATGPRNPPEAPAGEPRNTPEVPPVRISDFDFESTDDGRLRVFGEVVNDAGSERVATVRVRIVVGGSESIRDADVTVPSGETASFSVEFDAQYGDFAKNGELDVSLV; this is encoded by the coding sequence ATGGAGCGACGTCGCCTCCTTGGACTGGTCGCACTCGGTCTCTCGTCGGGCTGTCTCGGCGCACTCCCGAACGCCACGGGGCCGCGAAACCCACCAGAGGCGCCCGCCGGCGAACCACGGAACACACCGGAGGTTCCACCGGTTCGTATCTCGGATTTCGACTTCGAATCGACCGACGACGGACGACTTCGCGTCTTCGGTGAGGTCGTCAACGACGCCGGCTCAGAGCGAGTGGCGACGGTCAGAGTTCGAATCGTCGTCGGCGGAAGCGAGTCGATTCGAGACGCCGACGTGACGGTTCCATCGGGTGAAACGGCCTCCTTCAGCGTCGAATTCGACGCGCAGTACGGCGACTTCGCCAAGAACGGCGAGTTAGACGTCTCTCTCGTCTAA
- a CDS encoding ABC transporter ATP-binding protein, translating to MSSNLSQQTTDEPAKETTVAVESLGKTYESDRRTVEALSDVNFTVDEGEFVCIVGPSGCGKTTLFRVIAGLEEATVGQVTLDGEPVTGPGTDRGMVFQEYGLFPWRTVAENVAFGLEEQGVDGPTRAARVDEMLRLVGLDGFTDAYPKELSGGMKQRVGIARALAVDPELLLMDEPFGAVDAQTRDMLHEELLDIWAETDKTVLFVTHDVEEAVTLADRVVVMAANPGRVREIVSVDIDRPRERTDPVFAEYVERIRGLIGE from the coding sequence ATGAGTAGTAACCTATCCCAGCAGACGACCGACGAACCGGCCAAGGAGACCACTGTCGCCGTCGAATCGCTCGGCAAGACGTACGAATCCGACCGCCGGACCGTCGAGGCGCTCTCGGACGTGAACTTCACCGTCGACGAAGGCGAGTTCGTCTGCATCGTCGGCCCGTCGGGGTGTGGCAAGACGACGCTGTTTCGCGTCATCGCCGGCCTCGAAGAGGCAACAGTTGGGCAGGTCACGCTCGACGGTGAACCCGTCACCGGCCCCGGAACCGACCGCGGAATGGTCTTCCAAGAGTACGGCCTGTTCCCGTGGCGGACCGTCGCCGAGAACGTCGCCTTCGGCCTCGAAGAACAGGGCGTCGACGGGCCGACACGCGCTGCCCGTGTCGACGAGATGCTCCGACTGGTCGGCCTCGACGGGTTCACCGACGCCTACCCGAAGGAACTCTCCGGCGGGATGAAACAGCGCGTCGGCATCGCTCGCGCCCTCGCCGTCGACCCCGAACTGCTCCTCATGGACGAACCGTTCGGCGCAGTCGACGCCCAGACCCGTGACATGCTCCACGAGGAACTCCTCGACATCTGGGCCGAGACGGACAAGACCGTCCTCTTCGTCACCCACGACGTGGAGGAGGCAGTCACGCTCGCCGACCGCGTGGTCGTCATGGCCGCGAATCCCGGCCGCGTCCGCGAAATCGTGAGTGTCGATATCGACCGCCCACGCGAGCGAACCGACCCAGTGTTCGCCGAGTACGTCGAGCGGATTCGCGGACTGATTGGGGAGTAA
- a CDS encoding ABC transporter permease: MSNDEVGANVALSDTDERLLDRLAAFSSEQTGLAAAGFVGFLAIWYVAASFQPTYLLPSPVEVSAAFVTELTTPETLGVPFTGVELPATRLLAKLVQSLYHYIPGLLIGTTLGITAGVAMGWNDRVDSVFTPVTRILRPIPPLAWIGFAVIWLGVNHRGATFIVAIGSFWINFYSAYGGVEGVSNDLKEVAATLGVDDDLTMIRKVVLPAASPSIMTGIRTSIGQCWMIVVAAELIVGVGVGYEILNTAQNLAMDVSVAYMLVISLVFLVSDGLFRRVERRVLEWRA; encoded by the coding sequence ATGAGCAACGACGAAGTCGGCGCGAACGTCGCCCTCTCGGACACCGACGAGCGACTGCTCGACCGACTCGCAGCGTTCTCTTCGGAACAGACGGGCCTCGCCGCCGCTGGCTTCGTTGGCTTCCTCGCTATCTGGTACGTCGCTGCGTCGTTCCAACCGACGTACCTCCTCCCATCACCGGTCGAAGTGTCGGCGGCGTTCGTCACCGAACTCACCACGCCAGAGACGCTGGGTGTTCCATTCACCGGTGTCGAACTCCCCGCGACGCGCCTCCTCGCGAAACTCGTCCAGAGTCTCTATCACTACATTCCGGGACTCCTCATCGGGACGACGCTCGGTATCACTGCCGGCGTCGCCATGGGATGGAACGACCGGGTCGACAGCGTCTTTACGCCCGTCACGCGCATCCTTCGCCCGATTCCCCCACTGGCGTGGATTGGCTTCGCCGTCATCTGGCTCGGCGTCAACCACCGGGGCGCGACGTTCATCGTCGCCATCGGGTCGTTCTGGATCAACTTCTACAGCGCCTACGGCGGTGTCGAAGGCGTCTCGAACGACCTCAAGGAAGTCGCCGCGACGCTCGGCGTCGACGACGACCTGACCATGATTCGGAAGGTAGTCCTTCCCGCCGCCAGTCCCTCTATCATGACCGGCATCCGGACGAGCATCGGCCAGTGTTGGATGATCGTGGTCGCGGCCGAACTCATCGTCGGCGTCGGCGTCGGCTACGAGATTCTCAACACGGCACAGAACCTCGCGATGGACGTCTCCGTCGCCTACATGCTCGTCATCAGTCTCGTCTTCCTCGTGAGTGACGGCCTCTTCCGCCGGGTCGAACGGCGGGTTCTGGAGTGGAGAGCATGA
- a CDS encoding ABC transporter substrate-binding protein: MTEAPRPTSTTRRRFLQTTGLAATAGFAGCLGGSGGSSLDELNVAYMPIYPDMQYFVMQEEGMFDELSVPVSGKKFSDGPSIVQASAKGDFDVMMFGIVPAMIVVDKGIPAKITAANIKNAMEILATDEFAAMWDEHGKEAFAKFEEEKGRKFTFGTFPPGSVPDILLRYWVQNTLGLDPEEDVNIKGLGGAAAVQQALLSNKIDGTSIMEPVPTVIDANDAPFQSIAWAGDFMPGQPAAVTLMHDRLREENREIASEFVQLHQKATQFVADNPQKAAEHASTVIGESALPVETARTALDSPASDFITNPHDIEGGAKIFADYAQTLGKTEAQLTVDELFDYGIYDSL, encoded by the coding sequence ATGACAGAGGCACCACGACCGACTTCGACGACCCGTAGACGATTCCTGCAGACGACCGGTCTCGCCGCGACCGCCGGGTTTGCAGGCTGTCTCGGCGGGTCGGGTGGGAGTAGCCTCGACGAACTGAACGTCGCCTACATGCCCATCTACCCCGACATGCAGTACTTCGTCATGCAGGAAGAGGGGATGTTCGACGAACTCTCCGTCCCCGTGTCGGGAAAGAAGTTCTCCGACGGGCCGAGCATCGTCCAGGCTTCGGCGAAAGGCGACTTCGACGTGATGATGTTCGGCATCGTCCCGGCGATGATCGTCGTCGACAAGGGAATTCCCGCGAAGATTACCGCGGCGAACATCAAGAACGCGATGGAGATTCTCGCGACCGACGAGTTCGCGGCGATGTGGGACGAACACGGCAAAGAGGCGTTCGCCAAGTTCGAGGAAGAGAAGGGCCGCAAATTCACCTTCGGTACCTTCCCACCGGGGTCGGTCCCGGACATCCTGCTCCGCTACTGGGTGCAGAACACGCTCGGTCTCGACCCCGAAGAAGACGTGAACATCAAAGGACTCGGCGGCGCCGCCGCGGTCCAGCAAGCGCTCCTCTCGAACAAAATCGACGGGACGAGCATCATGGAACCCGTGCCGACGGTCATCGACGCCAACGACGCACCCTTCCAGTCGATCGCGTGGGCCGGCGACTTCATGCCCGGTCAACCTGCGGCGGTCACCCTCATGCACGACCGACTCCGCGAGGAGAACCGCGAGATTGCGTCCGAGTTCGTCCAACTGCACCAAAAAGCGACGCAGTTCGTCGCCGACAACCCGCAGAAAGCCGCTGAGCACGCGAGCACGGTCATTGGTGAGAGCGCGCTGCCGGTCGAGACGGCCCGCACGGCGCTCGACTCCCCGGCGTCGGACTTCATCACGAACCCTCACGACATCGAGGGCGGAGCGAAGATTTTCGCCGACTACGCGCAGACGCTCGGCAAGACCGAGGCACAGTTGACCGTCGACGAACTGTTCGACTACGGCATCTACGACTCACTATGA
- a CDS encoding DEAD/DEAH box helicase family protein, with protein MTTLRFEDGTVHVDGDPDVGAALADLSSVEADPRSGGYRAPAMQYAAIRDALDAAGLNYDDRVAATTHSGLALTTTYDLREYQRAALDAWLDGDSRGVIELPTGAGKTVIAVAAMVAHSVPTLVVVPTIDLQDQWIRELETEFDVPVGRFGGGEQRQEALTVSTYDSAYLRADDVGGDFGLVVFDEVHHLGGAGYQDIPRFLTAPARLGLTATFERPDDAHEQVAELVGPRVYELAVDDLAGDHLADYEVRRIEVELTAEERGTYDEAQETFVNYLRTSGLSMQSGSDYQKLVMRSGTDPRAREALLAKQRARDVMMNSDAKVDKLARLLARHRDDRVIIFTASTDLVYRIARRFLVPPITSETGTKERREILTRFRDGTYDTVVAANVLDEGVDVPDANVGILLSGSGSEREFTQRLGRILRPKADGSTALLYELVSVETAEERVAERRR; from the coding sequence GTGACGACCCTCCGCTTCGAGGACGGAACCGTTCACGTCGACGGCGACCCAGACGTCGGTGCCGCGCTCGCCGACCTGTCGAGCGTCGAAGCCGACCCGAGAAGCGGCGGCTATCGCGCGCCGGCGATGCAGTACGCCGCGATTCGAGACGCCCTCGACGCGGCCGGTCTCAACTACGACGACCGAGTCGCGGCCACGACCCACTCTGGTCTCGCGCTTACGACCACCTACGACCTCCGCGAGTACCAACGAGCGGCCCTCGATGCGTGGCTCGACGGCGACAGTCGCGGTGTCATCGAACTCCCGACGGGCGCGGGAAAGACGGTCATCGCCGTCGCGGCGATGGTCGCCCACTCAGTGCCGACGCTCGTCGTGGTTCCGACCATCGACTTACAGGACCAGTGGATTCGCGAACTCGAAACCGAATTCGACGTTCCAGTCGGTCGGTTCGGCGGCGGTGAACAGCGACAGGAGGCTCTCACCGTCTCGACCTACGACTCGGCGTATCTCCGCGCCGACGACGTGGGTGGCGATTTCGGACTCGTCGTCTTCGACGAAGTTCATCACCTCGGCGGCGCGGGCTATCAGGACATCCCGCGATTCCTCACGGCACCCGCCCGACTCGGCCTCACCGCGACGTTCGAACGCCCCGACGACGCCCACGAACAGGTTGCCGAACTCGTCGGCCCACGAGTCTACGAACTCGCCGTCGACGACTTGGCGGGCGACCACCTCGCCGACTACGAGGTTCGCCGAATCGAAGTCGAACTCACCGCCGAGGAGCGCGGGACGTACGACGAGGCACAGGAGACGTTCGTGAACTACCTGCGGACCTCGGGCCTCTCGATGCAGTCCGGAAGCGACTACCAGAAACTCGTGATGCGTTCGGGGACCGACCCGCGTGCGCGAGAGGCCCTCCTTGCCAAGCAACGCGCCCGCGACGTGATGATGAACTCCGACGCGAAGGTGGACAAACTGGCCCGCCTACTCGCCCGGCACCGAGACGACCGAGTCATCATCTTCACTGCCTCGACGGACCTCGTCTACCGCATCGCACGGCGGTTTCTCGTTCCGCCAATCACCAGCGAGACGGGCACGAAAGAGCGCAGAGAGATTCTCACCCGATTCCGCGACGGCACCTACGACACTGTCGTCGCGGCCAACGTCCTCGACGAAGGTGTGGACGTGCCCGACGCGAACGTCGGTATCCTCCTCTCCGGGTCGGGGTCTGAACGTGAGTTCACCCAGCGACTCGGACGCATCCTTCGCCCGAAAGCCGACGGTTCGACGGCGCTGCTCTACGAACTCGTGAGCGTCGAGACGGCAGAAGAACGCGTCGCCGAGAGACGACGGTGA
- a CDS encoding DUF790 family protein: protein MLTKDLLRVSRAGGGYHPQFADRGDRPLAAKTIGVFQRHVGASRDSLDEALAALESEADDFKLARGFASLLDREAVFETDAPLPPVRARRAAFEAAMAVGGVTTPEERDAALEAAATSLGSTPEAVDSSLTADRDVEQVLVEFDPRWTPDELLAQYNLSLAQTCLFDATEVRVRSSDPKALVSAVKRLRLMYEIQKTDRGREVVVTGPDALFQRTRRYGTSFARLLRSVATAGEWSLTATIDDRGRKREMRLTSDDVSVPGVEPMAEPGFDSDVEADFAARFRGLDLDWELVREPEPLETGTSVMIPDFAFDYKFGEFRVFFEIMGFWTPNYVDKKLRQLDDVEEVDMLVAVDESLGVSEDIEARDHRAIPYTGSVRVKDVVDVLREYESALVADATSSLPDELVPDDDVVSLADLAAARGVALDALEDVAFPDHELVGRTLVRPHVLDSVAASVEPGMSLSEAETALDEWGLDDASALLSRLGYRVEWEGLTGGTVRKKDET from the coding sequence GTGCTGACGAAGGACCTGCTTCGCGTGTCGCGGGCGGGCGGTGGCTATCATCCACAGTTCGCCGACAGAGGGGACCGGCCACTCGCCGCGAAGACGATTGGTGTCTTCCAGCGTCACGTCGGAGCGTCGAGAGACAGTCTCGACGAGGCGCTCGCGGCGCTCGAATCGGAGGCCGACGATTTCAAACTCGCCAGAGGGTTCGCGTCGCTTCTCGACCGCGAGGCAGTGTTCGAGACCGACGCACCGCTCCCACCGGTTCGCGCCCGCCGTGCCGCGTTCGAGGCGGCGATGGCTGTCGGTGGCGTCACGACACCCGAGGAACGCGACGCGGCGCTCGAAGCGGCGGCGACGTCGCTCGGGTCCACGCCCGAGGCCGTGGATTCGTCGCTCACTGCCGACCGTGACGTCGAACAGGTACTCGTCGAGTTCGACCCACGGTGGACACCTGACGAGTTGCTCGCCCAGTACAATCTATCGCTCGCACAGACCTGCCTTTTCGATGCGACCGAAGTTCGCGTCCGCAGTTCCGACCCGAAAGCGCTGGTCTCTGCAGTCAAACGGTTGCGACTCATGTACGAGATTCAGAAGACTGACCGTGGGCGTGAAGTCGTCGTCACTGGCCCAGACGCACTGTTTCAGCGGACGCGCCGCTACGGGACGTCGTTCGCCCGCCTGCTCCGGTCAGTCGCAACCGCTGGTGAGTGGTCCCTGACCGCGACCATCGACGACCGGGGCCGTAAGCGAGAGATGCGACTCACGAGCGACGACGTCTCCGTTCCGGGTGTCGAACCGATGGCAGAACCCGGATTCGACAGCGACGTGGAAGCGGACTTCGCCGCCCGATTCCGTGGCCTCGACCTCGACTGGGAGTTGGTCCGTGAACCCGAACCGCTGGAGACCGGAACGAGCGTCATGATTCCCGACTTCGCGTTCGACTACAAGTTCGGTGAGTTCCGCGTCTTCTTCGAAATTATGGGCTTCTGGACGCCCAACTACGTCGACAAGAAACTGCGACAACTCGACGACGTCGAAGAGGTCGACATGCTCGTCGCTGTCGACGAATCGCTCGGCGTCAGCGAAGACATCGAGGCGCGCGACCATCGGGCGATTCCGTACACTGGGTCTGTGCGCGTAAAAGACGTGGTAGACGTGCTTCGGGAGTACGAATCTGCACTCGTCGCAGACGCCACGTCGTCGCTACCGGACGAACTCGTCCCCGACGACGACGTGGTATCACTCGCGGACCTCGCGGCCGCCCGTGGCGTCGCTCTCGATGCTCTCGAAGACGTCGCGTTCCCCGACCACGAACTCGTCGGGCGGACACTCGTTCGGCCGCACGTTCTCGACTCGGTCGCTGCGTCGGTCGAACCCGGGATGTCGCTTTCCGAGGCGGAAACCGCCCTCGACGAGTGGGGTCTCGACGATGCGAGCGCGCTGCTCTCACGTCTCGGCTACCGAGTCGAGTGGGAGGGGTTGACCGGCGGAACGGTTCGAAAGAAAGACGAGACGTAG
- a CDS encoding pyridoxal phosphate-dependent aminotransferase, with protein MTHFSDRVERISISGIRKVFEAAGEDAINLGLGQPDFPAPEHARQAAIEAIQSGEADGYTGNKGLQSLREAIAEKHHRDQGIDLDPDDVIATAGGSEALHIAIEAHVNQGDEVIIPDPGFVSYDALTKLAGGEPVPVPLRDDLTLDPAAVEEAITEDTAAFVVNSPGNPTGAVSPPEDIEEFARIADEHDVLCISDEVYEYTVFEGEHRSPIEFAETDNVVVVNSASKLFSMTGWRLGWVYGSSRRVERMVRVHQYVQACASAPAQFAAEAALTGPQDRIEEMTETFRERRDLVVEGLEDIGLHVPTPKGAFYAMPEVPEGFVDECIDRGVIIVPGEAFGENGEGYARLSYATDTESLREAIDIMGDAYDAVI; from the coding sequence ATGACACACTTCTCCGACCGGGTGGAGCGAATCTCCATCAGCGGTATTCGCAAAGTGTTCGAAGCGGCGGGCGAGGACGCAATCAACCTCGGACTGGGGCAACCAGACTTCCCCGCGCCCGAGCACGCTCGGCAGGCGGCTATCGAAGCGATTCAGTCGGGAGAGGCCGATGGCTACACCGGGAACAAAGGCCTCCAGAGCCTCCGTGAAGCAATCGCCGAGAAGCACCACCGCGATCAGGGCATCGACCTCGACCCGGACGACGTCATCGCCACCGCCGGCGGGAGTGAGGCGCTTCACATCGCCATCGAGGCACACGTCAACCAGGGCGACGAAGTCATCATCCCCGACCCGGGCTTCGTCTCGTACGACGCGCTGACGAAACTCGCAGGCGGAGAGCCCGTCCCTGTGCCGCTCCGCGACGACCTGACACTCGACCCCGCCGCCGTCGAGGAAGCCATCACCGAAGACACCGCGGCGTTCGTCGTGAACAGCCCCGGCAACCCGACGGGGGCCGTCTCGCCGCCGGAAGACATCGAGGAGTTCGCCCGCATCGCCGACGAACACGACGTGCTCTGTATCTCTGACGAGGTGTACGAGTACACGGTCTTCGAAGGCGAACACCGTTCGCCAATCGAGTTCGCCGAGACGGACAACGTCGTCGTCGTCAACTCGGCGTCCAAACTCTTCTCGATGACTGGGTGGCGTCTCGGGTGGGTTTACGGGTCGTCCCGACGGGTCGAACGGATGGTCCGTGTCCACCAGTACGTGCAGGCGTGTGCCTCTGCACCCGCGCAGTTCGCCGCCGAAGCGGCGCTCACTGGTCCACAAGACCGCATCGAAGAGATGACAGAGACGTTCCGCGAGCGCCGTGACCTCGTCGTCGAGGGCCTCGAAGATATCGGCCTGCACGTCCCGACGCCGAAAGGTGCCTTCTACGCCATGCCGGAAGTCCCCGAAGGCTTCGTGGACGAGTGTATCGACCGCGGCGTCATCATCGTCCCCGGCGAGGCGTTCGGTGAGAACGGAGAGGGGTACGCCCGACTCTCCTACGCGACAGACACCGAGTCACTCCGCGAAGCAATCGACATCATGGGCGACGCGTACGACGCGGTCATCTGA